A stretch of the Chitiniphilus purpureus genome encodes the following:
- a CDS encoding TrpB-like pyridoxal phosphate-dependent enzyme, which yields MPQTKFWLPESEIPTHWYNMVADLPNPPAPVLGPDGQPIGPDALSAIFPDAVIEQEVSRERWIPIPEPVRELYQLWRPTPLIRAHRLEAALGTPAHIYYKYEGASPAGSHKLNSAIAQAYYNRLEGVTRMTTETGAGQWGSSLALAGQMFGIEVRIYMVKVSYQQKPFRRSMMQTWGATVLASPSMESTSGRAALAQDADNPGSLGLAIAEAVEEAASRSDTNYGLGSVLNHVLLHQTVIGLEARKQFALAGEYPDVIFAPCGGGSNFGGVAFPFLADKAGGRTVRLVAVEPASCPSLTRGHYAYDFGDTVGLTPLMKQYTLGHDFMPPSIHAGGLRYHGASALVSQLYHERLIEAVAVPQLATFEAGVTFARAEGIIPAPESCHAIRACIDEALQCKDSGEPRVLFFNLSGHGHFDMASYDKYFNGELEDYAYPEEAIIAALARLPKVPA from the coding sequence ATGCCGCAAACCAAGTTCTGGCTGCCCGAGTCCGAGATTCCCACCCACTGGTACAACATGGTCGCCGACCTGCCCAATCCGCCGGCGCCGGTACTGGGGCCGGACGGACAGCCGATCGGACCGGACGCGTTGTCGGCGATCTTTCCGGATGCGGTGATCGAGCAGGAGGTGAGCCGCGAACGCTGGATTCCGATCCCGGAACCCGTGCGCGAGCTGTACCAGCTGTGGCGGCCGACCCCGCTGATCCGCGCGCACCGGCTCGAAGCGGCGCTCGGCACCCCGGCACATATCTACTACAAGTACGAAGGCGCAAGCCCGGCCGGTTCGCACAAGCTCAATTCGGCGATCGCCCAGGCTTACTACAACCGGCTCGAAGGCGTGACGCGCATGACCACCGAGACCGGCGCCGGCCAATGGGGCAGCTCGCTGGCGCTGGCCGGGCAGATGTTCGGCATCGAGGTGCGCATCTACATGGTCAAGGTCAGCTATCAGCAAAAGCCGTTCCGCCGTTCGATGATGCAGACCTGGGGCGCGACCGTGCTGGCGAGCCCGAGCATGGAGAGCACCAGCGGCCGTGCCGCGCTGGCCCAGGACGCGGACAATCCCGGCTCGCTCGGGCTGGCCATCGCCGAAGCGGTCGAGGAGGCCGCCTCGCGCAGCGACACCAACTACGGCTTGGGCTCGGTGCTCAACCATGTACTGTTGCACCAGACCGTGATCGGCCTGGAAGCCAGGAAGCAGTTCGCACTCGCCGGCGAATACCCTGATGTGATCTTCGCGCCGTGTGGCGGGGGTTCGAACTTCGGCGGCGTGGCGTTTCCGTTCCTGGCGGACAAGGCCGGTGGCAGGACCGTGCGCCTTGTCGCCGTCGAACCCGCCTCGTGCCCCAGCCTGACACGCGGCCACTATGCCTACGACTTCGGCGACACTGTGGGCCTCACCCCGCTGATGAAGCAGTACACGCTGGGTCACGATTTCATGCCGCCCTCGATCCACGCCGGTGGATTGCGCTACCACGGAGCCAGCGCGTTGGTCAGCCAGCTCTACCATGAGCGGCTGATCGAAGCCGTGGCCGTGCCGCAGCTGGCCACCTTCGAAGCCGGTGTCACCTTCGCCCGGGCCGAAGGCATCATCCCGGCGCCCGAATCGTGCCACGCGATCCGCGCCTGCATCGACGAAGCCTTGCAATGCAAGGACAGCGGCGAACCCCGCGTGCTGTTCTTCAACCTGTCCGGGCATGGCCATTTCGACATGGCAAGCTACGACAAGTACTTCAACGGTGAGCTGGAGGACTACGCGTACCCGGAAGAAGCCATCATCGCCGCGCTGGCGCGCCTGCCCAAGGTGCCGGCCTGA
- a CDS encoding class I SAM-dependent methyltransferase: MPAAAPAAMSDALLLPLAARAGAARWCPGLGFRDPAAERLAARFPAELARLRADPALLRGCCVRAQWLDRQAADFAAQHRRVLVLNLGAGLDTAYQRLSRVLPDDHLWIDVDLPPVVALKRALAGESARQRLLAADLARPHWFGQLPDPAGRAVVLRAEGVLMALDPTAVAALLHRLARHFEPAAAVLLLFDWVSPWMAYRGRRPSCGCRCPPQAPPLRWALEDADAPSRCHPGWYLRAEFDAMPACGAKAALHGMAHRWLTGRPLCGCSAYTLAVRPRPGSPASLQTSAAPPVRPAPWAGAPARR, from the coding sequence GGTTTTCGCGATCCGGCCGCCGAACGGCTGGCGGCACGCTTCCCGGCCGAGCTGGCCCGCTTGCGGGCCGACCCGGCGCTGCTGCGCGGTTGCTGCGTGCGGGCGCAATGGCTGGACCGGCAGGCCGCCGACTTTGCCGCGCAGCACCGGCGCGTACTGGTGCTCAACCTGGGTGCGGGGCTCGATACCGCCTACCAGCGTCTGTCCAGGGTGTTGCCGGACGATCACCTGTGGATCGATGTGGACCTGCCACCGGTGGTGGCGCTCAAGCGCGCACTGGCCGGTGAAAGCGCACGGCAGCGCCTGCTTGCCGCCGACCTTGCCCGGCCGCACTGGTTCGGGCAATTGCCCGACCCCGCGGGCCGGGCGGTGGTGCTGCGGGCGGAAGGGGTGTTGATGGCGCTCGATCCCACCGCGGTGGCGGCGCTGCTGCATCGGCTGGCACGCCATTTCGAACCAGCCGCCGCGGTGCTGCTGCTGTTCGACTGGGTCTCGCCCTGGATGGCGTATCGGGGCCGCCGGCCTTCATGCGGCTGCCGGTGTCCGCCACAGGCGCCGCCGTTGCGCTGGGCGCTTGAGGATGCCGATGCGCCATCGCGCTGCCATCCCGGCTGGTACCTGCGCGCTGAGTTCGACGCGATGCCGGCGTGCGGGGCAAAGGCGGCGCTGCACGGGATGGCGCACCGCTGGCTGACCGGGCGGCCGTTGTGCGGCTGCAGCGCCTATACGCTGGCGGTGCGGCCCCGCCCCGGGTCGCCGGCATCCTTGCAGACGTCGGCGGCCCCACCGGTCAGGCCGGCACCTTGGGCAGGCGCGCCAGCGCGGCGATGA
- a CDS encoding methyl-accepting chemotaxis protein: protein MFSSRKLQQQLAQVLQERDQLRSVLDALRNAMAVVEFSPDGTVLEVNDTFCAVTGYTAQELRGAQHRVLCTPEFAGSSEYQRFWQRLRQGESFNGQFKRLAKGARPIWLEATYAPVRDATGNVQRIVKIASDVTARVQEANRARNLLEALNRSMAVIEFDMDGTVLDANPVFLQTMGYRLEEIRGTHHRRFCKPEYVASTDYAQLWAQLKQGHFFAGQVERVTHDGRTIWLEATYNPVRDDEGRLARVIKFASDVTERVLQAQAAQQGTSTAFRIAQDTEKLSADGEGIILKAVRTMNGLSDQLGHASQQVQGLGEKTGEITSIVNTIKAIADQTNLLALNAAIEAARAGESGRGFAVVADEVRKLAERTTNSTSEIARMIGEIQSGTRGVIDSMQHSLDAAQEGVALANGAGEAIGQIRAGAHNVVDVVQQLSRMAG from the coding sequence ATGTTTTCTTCCCGCAAGCTGCAACAACAGTTGGCCCAGGTGCTGCAGGAGCGCGACCAACTGCGCAGCGTGCTCGATGCGCTGCGCAATGCCATGGCAGTGGTCGAGTTCTCCCCCGACGGGACGGTCCTGGAGGTCAATGACACGTTCTGCGCGGTGACCGGCTATACCGCCCAGGAACTGCGGGGTGCGCAGCATCGGGTGCTCTGCACGCCCGAATTCGCCGGCAGCAGCGAATACCAGCGCTTCTGGCAACGGCTGCGCCAGGGCGAGTCGTTCAACGGGCAGTTCAAGCGCCTGGCCAAGGGGGCCCGCCCGATCTGGCTGGAAGCGACCTACGCGCCGGTGCGTGACGCCACAGGCAATGTGCAGCGCATCGTCAAGATCGCCAGCGACGTGACCGCACGGGTCCAGGAGGCCAACCGGGCGCGCAACCTGCTCGAAGCGCTGAACCGCTCGATGGCGGTCATCGAGTTCGACATGGATGGCACGGTGCTGGATGCCAACCCGGTGTTCCTGCAGACGATGGGCTATCGGCTCGAAGAGATCCGCGGCACGCACCACCGGCGCTTCTGCAAGCCCGAGTATGTGGCGAGCACTGATTACGCGCAGCTGTGGGCGCAGCTCAAGCAAGGGCACTTCTTCGCCGGCCAGGTCGAGCGTGTGACGCACGACGGCCGTACGATCTGGCTGGAGGCCACCTACAATCCGGTGCGTGACGACGAGGGGCGGCTTGCACGGGTGATCAAGTTCGCCAGCGACGTCACCGAGCGGGTGCTGCAGGCGCAGGCCGCGCAGCAGGGGACAAGCACTGCGTTCCGCATCGCGCAGGACACCGAAAAGCTTTCGGCGGATGGCGAGGGCATCATCCTGAAGGCAGTCCGTACCATGAACGGATTGTCGGACCAGCTTGGACACGCGTCACAGCAGGTGCAGGGGCTCGGGGAAAAGACCGGCGAGATCACTTCGATCGTCAACACCATCAAGGCGATCGCCGACCAGACCAACCTGCTGGCGCTCAATGCCGCAATCGAGGCGGCACGCGCCGGTGAATCGGGGCGCGGTTTTGCGGTGGTGGCCGACGAGGTGCGCAAGCTGGCCGAGCGGACCACAAACTCGACCAGCGAGATCGCCCGCATGATCGGGGAAATCCAATCCGGCACCCGCGGGGTGATCGACAGCATGCAGCACAGCCTGGATGCCGCGCAGGAAGGGGTGGCGCTGGCCAACGGCGCCGGCGAGGCCATCGGCCAGATCAGGGCCGGCGCGCACAACGTGGTCGACGTGGTGCAGCAGCTCTCGCGGATGGCCGGTTAG